The following are encoded in a window of Chloroflexota bacterium genomic DNA:
- a CDS encoding DUF2652 domain-containing protein, producing the protein MSTSTQHGYLLLADISGYTSYLAGTELDHAQGILSELLETIVGRLKGGMTLSKLEGDCVFCYGLESDFRRGETVLEMIEATYLAFRDKVDSIRHSTTCTCNACRAIGTLDLKFITHHGDFAVQTVAGARELVGSDVNLAHRLLKNHVVEQTGWRAYALFTAPSLAHIGLSPDGLRQIAEEYEYLGTVDTFSLDLRALCDELRARRRVVVTAADALYTYMAEFDAPPSRVWEWLNDPALRNLWAPGLTWGAQHRPGGRTAPGAVNHCAHGKGTSVETLLDVRPFDYITSEMTDGGTAMRRTITFEALDDGRRTRTRHYIDLVKLPRPRPRPIMKKRFPAMLDGLYKYKPSYDCAPRRLSERMATEGSADAGPEAKRV; encoded by the coding sequence ATGAGCACCTCAACCCAACATGGCTACCTCCTGCTGGCGGACATTTCGGGCTACACGTCATATCTGGCCGGCACAGAGCTCGATCACGCACAGGGAATCCTGAGCGAACTGCTGGAAACGATCGTCGGGCGGCTCAAAGGCGGCATGACGCTATCCAAGCTGGAAGGCGACTGCGTATTCTGCTACGGGCTCGAATCCGATTTCCGGCGCGGCGAGACTGTGCTGGAGATGATCGAAGCAACCTACCTGGCGTTCCGCGACAAGGTCGATTCGATCCGCCACAGCACGACCTGCACCTGCAATGCCTGCCGCGCGATCGGCACGCTCGACCTGAAGTTCATTACCCATCACGGCGATTTCGCCGTGCAGACGGTCGCCGGCGCCCGCGAACTGGTCGGCTCGGATGTGAACCTGGCGCACCGCTTGCTCAAGAACCACGTGGTCGAGCAGACGGGCTGGCGGGCTTATGCCCTGTTCACCGCGCCCAGCCTGGCGCACATTGGGCTGTCGCCGGACGGCCTGCGGCAAATCGCCGAGGAATACGAATACCTCGGCACGGTGGACACCTTCAGCCTCGACCTGCGCGCGCTGTGCGATGAACTGCGCGCCCGCCGGCGGGTCGTCGTGACAGCGGCCGATGCGCTGTATACCTATATGGCGGAGTTCGATGCGCCGCCGTCGCGCGTCTGGGAATGGCTGAATGATCCGGCCCTGCGCAACCTGTGGGCGCCGGGTCTGACCTGGGGTGCGCAGCACCGGCCCGGCGGACGCACCGCGCCAGGCGCGGTCAACCACTGCGCCCACGGCAAGGGCACGTCGGTCGAAACGCTGCTCGACGTCCGGCCCTTTGACTACATCACGTCCGAAATGACGGATGGCGGGACGGCGATGCGGCGCACGATCACGTTTGAAGCGTTGGACGACGGCCGCCGCACGCGCACCAGGCATTACATTGACCTGGTGAAGCTGCCGCGGCCGCGGCCGCGGCCGATCATGAAGAAACGGTTTCCCGCGATGCTCGACGGTTTGTACAAGTATAAGCCGAGCTACGACTGCGCGCCGCGCCGCCTCTCCGAGCGCATGGCGACTGAAGGCAGCGCAGACGCCGGGCCGGAAGCAAAGCGCGTATGA